From Vulpes vulpes isolate BD-2025 chromosome 7, VulVul3, whole genome shotgun sequence, one genomic window encodes:
- the OR9A2 gene encoding olfactory receptor 9A2 — translation MNNLSSATEFYLLGFPGSQELHHILFAIFFFSYSVTLVGNTVIIVIVCVDKRLQSPMYFFLGHLSASEILITTIIVPMMLWGLLLPGMQTISLAACATQLFLYLAVATTEFVLLGAMAVDRYVAVCNPLRYNVIMNSRTCIWVVIVSWTFGFLSEIWPVYATFQFTFCKSNLLDHFFCDRGQLFKLSCDDTLFTEFVLFLMAVVIIIGSLAPTVISYTYIICTILRMPTASGQRKAFSTCASHFTVVVIMYGSCLFIHVKPKLTQAGEYNKIVSLLISVLTPFLNPFIFTLRNDKVKEALWDLMKRCNQLFKG, via the coding sequence ATGAACAACTTGTCTAGTGCCACTGAGTTCTACCTTCTAGGCTTCCCCGGGTCCCAAGAACTACACCACATTCTTTTTgctatattctttttctcctactcAGTGACATTAGTGGGAAACACAGTCATCATTGTGATTGTGTGTGTTGATAAACGTCTGCAGTCccccatgtatttcttccttgGTCACCTCTCTGCTTCGGAGATCTTGATTACAACTATTATCGTTCCTATGATGCTTTGGGGGTTGCTGCTCCCTGGGATGCAGACGATATCTTTGGCTGCATGTGCCACCCAGCTCTTCCTGTACCTTGCTGTGGCGACTACAGAGTTTGTATTACTGGGAGCGATGGCTGTGGACCGTTACGTGGCTGTCTGTAACCCTTTGAGGTACAATGTCATTATGAACAGCCGCACCTGCATCTGGGTGGTCATTGTGTCctggacatttgggtttctttCTGAAATATGGCCTGTCTATGCCACATTTCAGTTTACCTTCTGCAAGTCTAATCTGTTAGACCATTTTTTCTGTGACCGAGGGCAACTGTTCAAACTATCCTGTGATGACACTCTTTTCACAgagtttgttcttttcttaatgGCTGTTGTCATTATCATTGGTTCTCTGGCCCCAACAGTTATCTCCTACACCTACATCATCTGCACCATCCTCAGGATGCCCACAGCCTCAGGCCAGAGGAAAGCCTTCTCTACATGTGCTTCTCATTTCACTGTTGTTGTTATTATGTATGGCAGCTGCTTGTTTATCCATGTGAAACCTAAGCTAACGCAGGCAGGGGAGTATAATAAAATAGTTTCCCTGTTGATTTCTGTGTTAACCCCTTTCCTGAATCCTTTCATCTTCACCCTCAGGAACGACAAAGTCAAAGAGGCCCTTTGGGATCTTATGAAACGCTGTAATCAACTCTTCAAAGGTTGA